A region of Lysobacterales bacterium DNA encodes the following proteins:
- the purD gene encoding phosphoribosylamine--glycine ligase: MKILVIGSGGREHALAWRLKQSIRVSEVIVAPGNAGTARDHGLRNADVRVDDIEGLLALAQREHIDLTVVGPEVPLVLGVVDRFRDAGLRIFGPRAAAAQLEGSKAYAKDFLARHRIPTAKYQVFTALEPALAYVRREGAPIVIKADGLAAGKGVVVALTLGDAEQALRDMLGGQRLGDAGARVVVEEFLEGEEASFIAMCDGEHALAMATSQDHKRAFDGDLGPNTGGMGAYSPAPVVTPEIHQRVMDTVILPTLAGMRQDGRPFIGFLYAGLMINARNEIKVLEFNVRFGDPETQPILLRLQSDLVDLLEAALDGRLHEVTATWDPRPAIGVVLAAHGYPATVRNGDVIRGLDATHAPDTKIFHAGTKLDGANVVTAGGRVLTVCALGSDIVDARAKAYAEIDQLRIDGAHWRRDIAHRAIGRS; the protein is encoded by the coding sequence ATGAAGATTCTGGTGATCGGTTCCGGCGGGCGCGAACACGCGCTGGCCTGGCGATTGAAGCAGTCGATCCGCGTCTCGGAGGTGATTGTCGCGCCCGGCAATGCCGGCACCGCGCGTGACCACGGCCTGCGCAATGCCGACGTGCGGGTCGATGACATCGAGGGTCTGCTGGCACTGGCGCAGCGCGAGCACATCGATCTGACCGTCGTTGGTCCGGAAGTGCCGCTGGTACTCGGCGTCGTCGATCGCTTCCGCGATGCCGGGCTGCGCATCTTCGGCCCGCGCGCCGCTGCGGCCCAGCTCGAAGGCTCGAAAGCCTACGCCAAGGATTTTCTCGCGCGCCACCGGATTCCGACCGCGAAGTATCAGGTGTTCACCGCGCTCGAACCGGCGCTCGCCTACGTGCGCCGCGAAGGCGCGCCGATCGTGATCAAGGCCGACGGGCTCGCGGCCGGCAAGGGCGTCGTGGTCGCGCTCACGCTCGGCGATGCCGAACAGGCGCTGCGCGACATGCTCGGCGGCCAGCGTCTCGGCGACGCCGGTGCGCGCGTCGTCGTCGAGGAATTTCTGGAGGGCGAGGAAGCCAGTTTCATCGCCATGTGCGACGGTGAGCACGCGTTGGCGATGGCGACCAGCCAGGACCACAAGCGCGCGTTCGACGGCGACCTCGGTCCGAACACCGGCGGCATGGGCGCCTATTCGCCGGCGCCGGTGGTCACGCCGGAGATCCACCAACGCGTCATGGACACGGTGATCCTGCCGACCCTGGCCGGCATGCGCCAGGACGGCCGGCCCTTCATCGGATTCCTGTACGCCGGGCTCATGATCAACGCGCGCAACGAGATCAAGGTGCTCGAGTTCAACGTGCGCTTCGGTGATCCCGAGACGCAGCCGATCCTGCTGCGCCTGCAGTCCGACCTCGTCGATCTGCTCGAAGCCGCACTCGATGGCCGACTGCATGAAGTGACGGCCACCTGGGACCCACGCCCGGCGATCGGCGTCGTGTTGGCCGCACACGGTTATCCGGCCACGGTGCGCAATGGCGACGTGATCCGCGGCCTCGACGCCACCCACGCGCCGGACACCAAGATCTTCCATGCCGGCACGAAACTCGACGGCGCGAACGTCGTCACCGCCGGCGGCCGCGTGCTCACCGTCTGCGCCCTCGGCAGCGACATCGTCGACGCGCGGGCCAAGGCCTACGCCGAAATCGACCAACTCCGCATCGACGGGGCGCACTGGCGCCGCGACATCGCGCATCGTGCGATCGGGCGCAGTTGA
- the purH gene encoding bifunctional phosphoribosylaminoimidazolecarboxamide formyltransferase/IMP cyclohydrolase → MTASTTVAVRRALLSVSDKTGLIDLARALAARGIELLSTGGTAKAIRDAGLPVNDVSDLTGFPEIMDGRVKTLHPRVHGGLLGRRGLDDAVMAEHGIAPIDLLVLNLYPFERVSMDPDSTFADIVENIDIGGPAMLRAAAKNFAHVAVATDPSQYAGLLAELDANNGALSAKTRFALAVAAFNRVAQYDAFISNYLSAVQDDGSLALFSGQSNGNFVKVMDLRYGENPHQQAAFYRDLWPVPGTLATFTQLQGKELSYNNIADADAAWECVRQFEQPACVIVKHANPCGVAVGASCADTYEAAYATDPTSAFGGILAFNTTLDGATAKTILDRQFVEVLIAPDYDDAALAYCTKKANVRVLRIPHGAGKNNIDVKRVGSGLLMQTADIREVTRDELKVVSARAPSESELNDLLFAWRVAKYVKSNAIVYAKDRRTIGVGAGQMSRVVSAKIAGLKAEEAGLVVPGSVMASDAFFPFRDGIDAAAQAGICAVIQPGGSMRDAEVIAAANDHGLAMVFTGIRHFRH, encoded by the coding sequence ATGACCGCGTCAACGACCGTGGCCGTGCGCCGCGCGCTGCTGTCCGTCTCCGACAAGACGGGTTTGATCGACCTCGCCCGCGCACTGGCCGCACGCGGCATCGAGTTGCTCTCAACCGGCGGCACCGCGAAAGCGATCCGGGACGCCGGCCTGCCGGTCAATGACGTGTCCGACCTCACCGGCTTCCCCGAGATCATGGACGGCCGCGTCAAGACGCTGCACCCGAGGGTGCATGGCGGCCTGCTCGGGCGCCGCGGCCTGGACGATGCGGTCATGGCCGAGCACGGCATCGCGCCGATCGACTTGCTGGTATTGAATCTGTATCCGTTCGAACGCGTGTCGATGGACCCGGACAGCACGTTCGCCGACATCGTCGAGAACATCGACATCGGCGGCCCGGCCATGTTGCGTGCCGCAGCCAAGAACTTCGCCCATGTCGCGGTTGCGACCGATCCTTCGCAATACGCCGGGTTGCTGGCCGAACTCGATGCGAACAACGGCGCGCTGTCCGCGAAGACGCGTTTCGCGCTCGCGGTCGCCGCGTTCAACCGCGTCGCGCAGTACGACGCCTTCATCAGCAACTATTTGTCCGCCGTGCAGGACGACGGCTCGCTCGCGCTGTTCTCGGGCCAGAGCAACGGCAACTTCGTCAAGGTGATGGACTTGCGCTACGGCGAGAATCCGCACCAGCAGGCGGCGTTCTACCGAGACCTTTGGCCGGTTCCGGGCACGCTCGCGACCTTCACCCAATTGCAGGGCAAGGAACTGAGCTACAACAACATTGCCGATGCGGACGCGGCCTGGGAGTGCGTGCGCCAGTTCGAGCAACCGGCCTGCGTGATCGTCAAGCACGCCAATCCCTGTGGTGTCGCCGTGGGTGCGAGCTGCGCCGATACCTACGAGGCCGCATACGCCACCGATCCGACGTCGGCCTTCGGCGGCATCCTCGCGTTCAACACGACGCTCGATGGCGCGACCGCGAAGACCATCCTCGACCGCCAGTTCGTCGAGGTGCTGATCGCGCCCGATTACGACGACGCAGCACTCGCCTACTGCACGAAAAAGGCCAACGTGCGCGTGCTGCGCATCCCGCACGGCGCCGGAAAGAACAACATCGACGTGAAGCGCGTCGGCTCGGGCCTGCTGATGCAGACCGCCGACATTCGCGAAGTCACCCGCGATGAACTGAAGGTCGTGAGCGCGCGCGCGCCGAGCGAATCGGAATTGAACGATCTGTTGTTCGCGTGGCGGGTCGCCAAGTACGTGAAATCGAACGCCATCGTGTACGCGAAGGACCGCCGCACCATCGGGGTCGGCGCCGGCCAGATGAGCCGCGTCGTCAGCGCGAAGATCGCCGGCCTGAAAGCCGAGGAGGCCGGCCTGGTCGTGCCGGGTTCGGTGATGGCGTCGGATGCGTTCTTCCCTTTCCGGGACGGCATCGATGCCGCCGCGCAGGCCGGCATCTGCGCCGTGATACAGCCCGGCGGATCGATGCGCGATGCCGAGGTGATCGCCGCTGCGAACGACCACGGCCTGGCCATGGTCTTCACCGGCATTCGCCATTTCCGTCACTGA
- a CDS encoding CopD family protein produces the protein MLWLKAFHIIFVVTWFAGLFYLPRLFVYHVDVADQASHDRFVVMERRLLGITHLGAALAIVFGVALLVGWLSLAPEYLRQGWLHAKLTLVMVLIAYHASMAMFVRRFRERRNSRSGRWFRIYNEVPALLLIGIVILVVVRPF, from the coding sequence ATGCTCTGGCTCAAGGCCTTCCACATCATCTTCGTGGTGACCTGGTTCGCCGGGCTGTTCTACCTGCCGCGACTGTTCGTGTACCACGTCGATGTGGCCGACCAGGCGTCCCACGACCGCTTCGTGGTGATGGAGCGACGCCTGCTCGGCATCACCCATCTCGGCGCTGCGCTCGCGATCGTTTTCGGCGTCGCCCTGCTGGTCGGGTGGCTGTCGCTGGCGCCGGAGTATCTCAGGCAGGGTTGGCTACACGCGAAGCTGACGCTGGTCATGGTGCTGATCGCTTACCACGCCAGCATGGCCATGTTCGTGCGCCGCTTCCGCGAGCGTCGCAATAGCCGCAGCGGGCGCTGGTTCCGCATCTACAACGAAGTGCCGGCACTGCTGCTGATCGGCATCGTGATCCTCGTGGTGGTTCGGCCGTTCTGA
- a CDS encoding DUF4126 domain-containing protein has translation MIDISTHPAAPFALGIVLAWLAGVRVYLTIFGVGLAGYLGWMDLPESIALAKSPVVLGVCGALALVEFLTDKLPGVDSVWDLVHTLVRIPAGAFLGGIALPTDGGEASVTGMVLGGTVAALSHGLKSGTRALINTSPEPASNWTASIAEDGLVLAALALAVAHPLWALALLVVATIAFIVSIVLLYRLARHVARRVRAAVA, from the coding sequence ATGATCGATATTTCGACGCACCCCGCTGCACCATTCGCGTTGGGCATCGTGCTGGCCTGGCTGGCCGGCGTACGTGTGTACCTCACGATTTTCGGGGTCGGGCTCGCCGGCTATCTCGGCTGGATGGATTTGCCGGAGTCGATCGCATTGGCGAAGTCGCCGGTGGTGCTGGGTGTCTGCGGCGCACTCGCGCTCGTCGAGTTCCTGACCGACAAGCTGCCCGGCGTCGATTCCGTTTGGGATCTCGTGCACACCCTGGTCCGAATCCCCGCGGGCGCGTTTCTCGGCGGCATCGCGCTGCCCACCGATGGCGGCGAGGCCAGCGTCACCGGCATGGTTCTCGGCGGCACCGTTGCGGCTTTGAGTCATGGCTTGAAAAGCGGCACGCGGGCGTTGATCAACACGTCGCCCGAACCGGCCAGCAACTGGACCGCCTCGATCGCCGAGGACGGGCTCGTGTTGGCCGCCCTGGCACTCGCCGTTGCGCATCCGCTGTGGGCGCTGGCGCTGCTGGTGGTCGCGACGATCGCATTCATCGTCAGCATCGTGCTGCTGTATCGCCTGGCACGGCATGTTGCGCGCCGGGTGCGGGCTGCGGTCGCCTGA
- a CDS encoding DNA-binding protein, producing MNAFQPLRVETATTPESAPALSECVARAVRRYLAHSGKDCAQDLYRLVLADVEAPMLRETLRHTDGNLTRAAELLGITRATLRKKMAEHRLG from the coding sequence ATGAATGCGTTCCAGCCCCTGCGTGTCGAAACGGCCACAACACCCGAGTCCGCTCCGGCGTTGAGCGAGTGCGTGGCGCGCGCGGTGCGCCGTTACCTCGCGCATTCGGGCAAGGACTGCGCCCAGGACCTGTATCGCCTGGTGCTCGCCGATGTCGAAGCGCCGATGCTGCGCGAGACGTTGCGCCACACCGACGGCAACCTGACGCGTGCCGCGGAACTGCTGGGCATCACCCGCGCGACGCTGCGCAAGAAGATGGCCGAGCACCGCCTCGGATAA